Part of the Sorghum bicolor cultivar BTx623 chromosome 1, Sorghum_bicolor_NCBIv3, whole genome shotgun sequence genome, ttaaaaatagataaaaataaaaactaattgcacagtttggtcaaaattgacgagacgaatcttttgagcctagttagtccatgattggacaatttttgtcaaatacaaacgaaagtgctacagtgtcgattttgcaaaaaaatttggaactaaacaaggcctttgagtAGCAAGCACATGCAATGGAGCCCGGAAGCCTCTGCACTGcggacttgtatttatttatttatttatttattataagaTACTTTCTGTCACTACACACGGCATGGAATCGTGTAGATATGGTGGATTATGCAGGAAACTGATGGAACATGGTAACCCCAACGGCATGTGCAAGCAAAGGGCTTTAAAAAAACAGATGGCATCGTTCATCGTTCATCACAACTCGCAACCATGCGCGCGTACGCACCGGTGTGtcggtgtcgtcgtcgtcgtggccGCCGGACGGTCCCGGCCAGCGTCCACTCGTCCTCTTGGCAGCAGCGACAGGCAGCGACCGACCGTGGCTCGCCAACTGTGTCAGCGTCACCTCTCTCTGCAAGTCGTGTTGCTGCAGCGGTCCAGCTTTTCAGCGGTCAACCAAAGACACCCATCCCGGCCGTGGCCGTGGCATGCAAATCCCAGCAGATGGCCCCATCCTGACGCTGATAGAGATTGGAGACTCTGCACTTCAAACATTCTAGCCTCTCGGCCTCCTCTTGAACAAAACTGAACACTGAAAGATGCGGCATATTCCTGCGGCCTATGCGTGTATGATGGGCTTATATCATGTGTTGACTGCCTGTTTTCTTTGAAAACCAAAGTTGACGCGTCATAATAAATGGCAATAGCAATGCAATACCCAATTATCAGGACACTGGAACAACATCCATTTGTTTCTCAGTTTGTTTGCTACTAGTGCACACAAGGCCACGCCACAAATGCATAATTGGGGAGGATTCAGCTCTCTTGCTTCCTTCAACAGCAATCTATTTTCATCATTCCTCAGTCTTTATTACCCCCTTTGTCCTGAACCAAACACTCTTCTTGATGATGTTACTATTACGGGAAAAATGACACACAAGTGTacttcctccattccaaattataggaCTTTTTCGCATTTCTTGATACAATTGCTTGCTCTACATATCTAAACTAAACATAGTACGTTTAAAAAACATATTTaaacatagtgtatatctaagtacatagcaaaagctatgtatgtatctaaaaaagaaataacatcttataatttagaatggagggagtacacacAAACTTGCAACAATTGAAGTGTGCTAATTTGAGCAACAGTATCGCCATCCAGATGCTCTGCTCACTCATATGAGAAAAGATGCAGCCCATGAACATAAAACAAACAAAACTCATCTAGTAAAACTAATTGCCCCCAGACACCACTTTTGTGCATCATAAACCCTAGCCTCTGCGACATCTTGCTCTTAAATTTTAATAGGTGAAAAATATGGAGGTAGATACCATCATTCCAAAATATTCATGATACAGGGCCACATTAAAGCAAGATCTAATTTCTATTGCTACATCACGCCTGACGGCCTGAGTTTGCAATGGCCAAGAGGCTAATGACCAGATCGTCCTCTTTATGCATAGTATGAATTCTTGGAACACCAAAACAAACTCATAGAATCCAAGTAGAGTAACTCCACAGGGGCACAATCCCACGATATTGACTGCCAAACCACTATGCTTCTAAACAACACTAAGCCTGCTTAAATGGCCATCAGATCACCAAAGTTCCGCATCAGGAAGATGGATCCCGCAAACAGACCAGCAGCCTTCAGCAGCTTCTGCAAATAAGAAACATCAAAAGAAGTGTAGTTAGCAACTTGGCATCCAACGCGGTGCTAAAGAAACACCTGGGGAGATTATTAACAGAAACAAGTGCAATGATTAACCATgcccaaaatattttcttaTGTGCTACACTAAGTTCATGACAGGACTTCAAACTGCAGACTTAAGATCCTGTGCAAATTTCAAGTAACAAAGGCTACAAAAATGAGCAATCAAGTATTCAACTGTCTACAAAGATAACCCACAAACCTAAGAAAACATTTCATCAGTAACTAGAGATGCTACCATTTGTGACACCTAGGTTGCAAACTTCATAATTATCAACCAAGCACTCAGGTTGGTACAACAGTGGCAATCGTCATACTGAAGATCAAATCCTTGCAAGGCATGAATAAGGTGAAATCAGATAAACTTGTCAACAAATTGCACTGCTTAGAATTGTGATGCCTGGCCACCTTAAGTGGCCCTCCATCTATGACTGCCTAGGGAATTTCGGTAGAGATTAAGTCCTCAGAGGACACCTTCAGGCTAGCACACCAATAAACTCAACTAATAATAACAGACAATCTGAAATGTAACTTAGATCTAAAATCAAACAACAAAATAACACATGAACTATAATATATTCACCAATTCAATTTCTATCTCAAGGTCAGACCAGGCACCTACCTATATTAATAATAAGAATAAGATGACTACATGCTCATTTGTAGAGCTAATTCTGCTAGCTCATTGAATTCATTTATCTCATAAAGCTATTTATGATGATAGAACAAAAAAATGAGTGCAGTAACATATATACACATTTGATGTAAGTCCACTTCAGGAAGAGGTAGgtatgtgtcttcttaaaatttaacaagccaaaaacaaacaTTTCCTACTCCTAACAGTCAAAAAAATGAGACAAAGTACGTGACTAAATAGAATTCCATAGTTAAAAAAAACTGTTAGAAAAAACTGTCCTGGACCATTACAATTAGGATTCTGATGCCTGAACTTCCTCGATAAAATGTCGGCATTAAGCCATAACCTTTTCAAAGTAAAGTGTAACATGCGATGAATCTTAGCAACCTCACAACTTCAAGCATCAAACAACAAATTCCAAACAAAAACTGAAAAAGGGAAAAGGAATTGCATGTGAAAACTTCAGTTAGCAGGCATCACAACCACAGCGGAAATATACCCATCATAAGTATCTAGTGCCTGGTGAAGGTTCCAAAAATCATCTGATTACATCAATTAAACTATGCTATGGACAGTCGATTCAATTTTTAGGAGCAAAAACACACATACAGAGAGCTCGCCGCAATAAATCCTGAAGTACTATCCGTGCAAGAAGAATGAACATGTGAATCACAGCAACTAGCACCAAACATTCCAAACCGTCAAACATCTCCGCACGTATGGATTGGTACGGCTGCAGCCGCGCGTCGAATCAAATCGCCCACCTCAAACCACTCGGCAACAAGGTTTACCGCCACTAGCGCCACGGGTTCGAGCTGCAGTATTTGACACGAACTACCaaagagggaaaaaaaaaacaatcgcCCACCTCAAACCACTCGGCAAcaaggtttatcaccactagcGCCACGGGTTCGAGCTGCAGTATTTGACACGAACTACCAAGGaggggaaaaaaaaacaagttcATGAAGAGGTGGAGAAAGCGGGGTGAGAGGGAAAGGGGGTACGGACATAGTTGAGCGCCCACTGCTCCTCGTCGTTGACCTGCGAGTCCCAGAGGGCCTTGAGCTTCTccaccgacgacgacgccgcCATCTCCGGTCCGGTGAGATCGCCTTCCTCGAGGGTCGGGGTTGGGGTTGGGGTCCGGGCTTAGGGTTTCGCTTCCAGTGTGTTCGGTGTTCCTACCTTTCAGTCTCGGCCTTGCTTCACGAGCATCTTATGTAGATTGGGCCGGGCTATTATTGGGCCGTACGGTCAGATTCCAGTTCGAATACGGGATATGTTATTTTCTTTTCCAAACTGACTGccaaaattttttttaaaatatgaatagtagcactttcgtttgtatttgaaaaatattgtccaattatagactaactaggctcaaaagattcgtctcgtcaatttcgaccaaactgtgcaattagtttttaatttcatctatatttaatactctatggatatatgtctaaatattcgatgtgacggggaaactaaacaaggcctgagactGAATTGAAACTATCATGGAAAACTAgaccaaacctaaacatatgtTGGGACAAAAATCAAGAGAGCACATGGCGGTGGGCACAAATCAAATTTGATCACAGACCAAACTACAAATAATTAAGAGCAACTTCAGCATGAGCCCTCAAATTAGGGCCCTTGTACTTTTGATATGAgggctctctttttattttggagGGCCtggtttttgtttttggctgACACCGACAATCAGGACCTACTCGTCATTCTCAACGCTCTACCGATATGACATGGAATCTTAATTAATGTATAGTTGGTGGCTGGGTAGCATGCCAATATGGAGCGTTGGGAAAGCCCAAAAAAAGAAATTTCACATAATAATTCTAAACATATAAGTTGTTTAGCTAAACCTGACTAGCATTTTCAATAAAGATATAATGCCTTGAACGGAGATAATCATATATTGTAAAATCGTTTCTCATGGTGGATCTATAGTACTAAGTTTATGCTATATAAATTTATTTCAACTTAAATGAGAGCAACAAAAAAAATGCATGACTTAGGACTTATAGGAGAATTGAAAGTATCAAGCACTGAGTGGATCTGTGTATGAAACAACGGATGCAATTAGAATTTTATTATAGACCTGTGGATGAAACAAGGGATGTAATTACAAATTGCTGGGTATCTTCTGTGgatgaaatttaaattttacagggaaaaaaattcaaaaaaaaatatacattCGACTCCGCTGGGGATCGAACCCAGAATCTCTGGTTCCGTAGACCAGCGCCTTATCCATTGGGCCACGGAGTCATTTGATGTTTCTCGAATGTAGACATTGTTGAACACTGAAAGAGACCACAAATTACCATGGATTACAACCACCGGACACAGGCCATCAGCACTCGGCAACACAGAGGCATGGGTTTGCCATCACCAAGCGAACCGCGGATCGCTCCACCCCTTTTTTTTTCCATGTGTAGAGGAGTATGTTCCATGATGCGAGTCTCCTGCTCCGATATGGACCTCCTGGAAGAACATGACCCATGTTCCACGTTTTAGAAACAACTACGTTCAGAGAAATATGAATGTTCCTGTTTTCACGTTATGATACTTTAAGTTCTTGTTTGTGTTCCGGGAATGGTGATGAGAACATAGCTACTATGCTCTGATATAAAGATTGAGCAACGGAGATGTGGAAAGAAGCGCAGTTGCATGGCATACGGTGGCGACTGGTTGGAGCTTCCACACGTACTTCCTTCAGAGGCATTGCTAGACACAGACATTGTTGGCTTGCTGCTCTAAAACTATTACTCTCTCTCTTTTATAATATAGTGCATTCTATATTTTTAAGGACAGATTAAGATAGAACACAAAAGACACGTATGCTCTCACTTTGTTTCCAAACAAGACGCTATCATCAACAAGATTAGTGGCGATTAGTTGATAAATAGAAAGTTTTAAATGCAAAACTGGTTTCTGACTTCTAGACTACCTTATATTTGAggataaattttgaatgctagaaTGTGCTATGTtacaggatggagggagtatgtagtAAAATAATCTAAGGATAGTTCTAATGGATAGCTTCCATATAATTAATTAGAGTGTTAAGCAGCCAAAATGTTGATGTGACATGAAAAGCTATGAGATGATagatgattggataaaaaaactAAGCTGAAGAAACCAGCCTCTGTGAATATAGTTTTTGTGTATTGTCTACATTAATCAAGGAGTCCCTCCATATTGAAATATAAGGTACTTATAAGTGATTTTCTGACAAAATAAAGAGGCTAGTAAAAGATCATATTGCCCCTCACTAATTAGAATGAAGGGAGTAGTTTAGTTGTTACTTTTCTCAGTTACTGGCCGATTGTTTTCAGTGAAACCAAGTTTAAAAGAATCTTAGTATTTCTAGCCATAAAAACAGAGGAGAGAGTACTTGAAACATTGACTATTGAGGCATAAAAAAGGTAAAGAAGAGAAATTTGGGGCTTGAGAACCTAGAATACAATGTATTTTGATATAGTTTTGAACACTATATCCCCCGCAGGTCAAAGTTTTTAACAGGTGAGAAGCGAGAACACATTTTCCGTGAGCAACTTATATTGATTTTGCCGGACTATTATTTGGTTGTCTAGTCAGAATACAATTCAGGTCCATTTTTTCTCATTTAATTGTGGGCCTGACAAAATAAGAGTTCCTCTAAGGTCAACAAGTGGATTAATCTTACTTTGATCATGACTCATGTATTTTCGTGTCCAGTTTGTCAAAGTTGTCTCACCCCAAGATATATTCATGTTCTATTATACTTTTCTACTAACAAAAACCACGCTAttcaaaaagaagaaaaataaggTACTCCCTCTAACTCTAACATTTCTATAAAAGATATAATGCTATAATGGAGATGATTATATATTAGGAAATTGTTTTTCATGATAGATCTATAGCATTACCTTTGTAGCTTTGTGTTATAAATCTATTTTGACTCTTTTAGCTAGAAGAGATGGACTGAGCTAAAAAACCATAGTCTTTCTTAACCTCATTCTCTAAATTATCATTTAAAGAACTATTTGAATAAAAACGGTTCTTTCCGTCCTTCAATAACTTTTCTATACTATCTTGTACACACTACAAGgatataaaaagaaaaactcttGAATTTACTCTAAGGATACACTAAAAATAGTCTGGCTTTCAAATCGGAGGTAATATACCCAAAGTTTGCTTGATGTTCTAAATAAAACACAATAAAGATACTAAGTCTATCATGGAAGGCCCCAGCGAAAAGGAAAACGACATGGACTGAACTGCTTTTGTTGCTTTGGGGGCAAAAAGAACTGTCTTTGTAGGAATTCATCAACGGTCAGCACTGATTGGATCTGCCATCTGTGAATCAAATTTCAAATCAAAGGGGAAAAACATTTTGGAGGAATTCATGAACAGTCATCACCTGCCTTGTTTATTTCGCTAAAAAGCCAGGCGGCTGATAATAAATTGAAAGTGAACAGGGCCAATTTCAAATCAAGGGGAAAAACATAATGAAATTTCGAATCAAATGAAAAACAGAACAAAAAAATTATGACAGGTCGACTCCGCTGGGGATCGAACCCAGAATCTCTGGTTCCGTAGACCAGCGGCTTATCCATTGGGCCACGGAGTCATTTGATGTGAGTGAGACGTGGCTTCCACTATTGTCTGAATGCGGCAGATTATGGTCCCCCGCAAATGTTCTAATTTAGTTGCAATACTGATTAGGATGGTCAAAATTTGACATGCGGAGCTAAGAGTAAATCAAAACTATGGAGTGTATTTTGATTGTTTATGCATGCATTTCGAACTTTTCTTTTAAAATGGAGTTGgaggtagttttttttttcaagtcaTGTGACTTTCTTAAATGGTTTTATATTGACTAACGATCTAATGGACTCCAGCCTTAAGGGGGGCGAGAGGGGCGAGCGTTCTAGACCCCTGCATCCAAAGAGCCCCTCCCCACGGAATTACAGTGTAGTATTAGGCGATCTCTCACAAACGGCTTGATAAGAAATTAGCAGTGCAGTAAGCAAGAAAACAACGAAGCCAATGATTGGTTAGCCTCCTCTGATCCTTCCACATGCGACGCATAGCAATCTCTTCAATTTTTTCTAATCACGCCAAAAACGGCTTGATAAGAGGCGTTCTGAAGCTAATCATGGTAGTGTACTAATCTGATCACAATAATATGTTCGTTTCGATCAGCGTGACAAGCTCTACGTAATGGTATATTTTAATTTATCATTTGAGACACTTTTATTCAGTGAAAAATTATATATCCTGTAAGAAAACCAGAACTCATGGAACTTGTTAGAAACACCCGAGGAGATCTGGTCGATGATTGGTGGTATCTACATCGTGACACTCCATGCATGCACAGCTTCGGTCAGCTACTAGAGGTCACACCCGATCGAGGAGATCTGGTGGCCTCCCAACGCGACGACGAGAAGAGCGATGGCTTCCCATTGTGAACCACTCCAGTTCAGCCTTGGACAGATGGAAATAATAATGTGGCGGCGAGGGCGCCGGCGGCCGGACGACGCCGACGTCTACTTGCCACCGTCGAAGACCACAAGGGGGCGCCGGAACGCTCTGCTCTCCGGCCTCCCCTCCACGCACTGACGCACCGCATCATCGCCGTCGTGCGCCTTTTCTCCACGCACTGTACGTGTCGCCCCGTCATGTCGGCCAAGGTGCTGGCCATGCTACGTCGGGTCAGCCGCACCCGCACGGCTGCCGCAATGGCAGGGTGCGTCTAGCTCAAGGTCTTGTTCAAGCTCTTCCTCAGCGTGCTCGACATGGATGACACCGACGGCTAGCTGTTCAGGAGGGGGAAGCCGCGCAGGTGCCGGGGGAGACACTCGTGCTACGGACGACTGTCGGCCTCGTGCTCACCACGCTAATCTAGTACTCCATGTATAAGCAGTTAGACTGTCTCCAACAACGCAACCTATATCCAAAATAGGTCTTGCACAGTGCTTTGCCTACCCAGAAACACCATCCAACAAATGACCCAAATAGGCAACCTATTTTGCGTACTGGCTGAATCGAGACGCAAAAAAGCGTCCTCTCTGAACGAGGACGCAAATGAAACACGCTCATTGTGGTGGGCCCAACGACGGTGAGGCAGGGTGggaggcgggcggcggcgctTGATGGGGACGGAGGCAGGCAGACGCGCTTGACCGGGTGATGGGCAGCACTTGACGGGGAGGTGGGCGGAGCTCGACGAGGTGGGAGGCGGGCGGGAACGCGACGGGGAGCCGGCGGCGGCAAATCCGACCTCCTCGCCTGCGGCCGCCGGATCCGAGCTCCTCCTCGCCCGCGACCACCAGATCCAGGAGGGAGCGGAGGGAGAGACGGCGTGCTAGACGATTGAGGGGAGAGAGGGATGGGCAGTACCGGGATAGAAAGAGAGAGGAGGGGCGGCGCAAGCAGAGAGGAGGccggtggagagaagatgtggcGGCGCTCAGTGGGGAGGAGGCGGCCGGCGCtcgggaaggaggaggaggccggtgCTTGGCAGGTAGAAAATAGGTCTCGATTTGGGTTCGCTGTTGGAGGATTGTAGTTTTGGGTCCCTTACCTGTTTACTCTGCACGACCCATATGGGTGAAATAAGTCTCGGTTTGGGTCACCTTTGTTGGAGATAGCCTTAAGCACAGCTTTTTGGCAACGCAAGTAATGGCAGATAGAAGGAATAAAGGATGGGAAGAAGTGTTGGGAACTTCCGTGACTAGCATAGTGCCCGTGTCACGCCACGACTTCATTTTAAGGGCGCACTTAAAAAGAATCACTGTGGAATAAGTTTTATAAATTTCAATTTTTCATTCAGTGCAGACATCGTGTATTTTCTTTAAAAGTTCAGAAGTCCATAATTACCAATCTTGCAAACTAAATCAGTAAAACACATACTCATGAAACTTATCTGGCTTGTCCAGTTTGAGCAATCTTAGTGATATCAAATCTACCACTTGCAACGCAGCAGCATATCGGCAGGGCTCAGATCGATCTTTTATATAGTTTAAAGTTAGAATCTAAATAGTTTGTTAGCATATTCTAAGCGTATATTTTATTGAATCAGCGGCAATGCCACACACAAGCTATCACCATCTGCTTGCCAACGCTGCAACGCACATGTCAGGTTTCAGTTCAAGTTTCAGAGAATACTCATATCTGCCGCCGATTACCAGTTTACCACAGACCTCGcgtggcagcaacagcagccatCAAACAAACTGAAACTAACTCGTGCTTTGACAGGTTTGTCCTTCGTTAGTGGCTAATTTGCCGCCAGTGCCGTCGAGGGGAATGACGATTGAGGCATAGTCTGCGGTGGAGCGAGCGTTGGCTGATCCTGCCGCCGGCGTTGCTGATAACTGAAGCCACCGGACCGCACGGCCTCCTTCTCCCCTGCTGCTTGCGGTGGAGGTGAAGCGGCCGTTGGTTGATCTACCGTCAGCGTGGCCGAGGAAACTGAAGCCACCGGAGCGGACTCGTGTGGTTGCTGCACGGCGATAGGGGCGTAGGGGCTGCACGGTGACTGCACGACGTAGCGTCGAGGAAGATGGCCGCGATTTCTTTGGGCGTGAGGCCGCGTTGATTTAGTGGCGGCCTTGCGCGCGTGATAGATGGCCGAGGGCTGAAGAGGACCATACATGCGATCGTGGACGTGGTAGATTTTCTAGGGTGCATGAAGGGGAGCTCTCTCAGCGGGAGAGGTTATATAGGGTGGACCAAGCAATGAAAAGGTTGGTGCATTAGAAGGGTagatgaagtaatgagagactgaAGAAATAAAGGATGGAAATTGCCTTAAGTCAAGATGATAAACACAATTGTACGGTATGTATGACAAAGTAGGACACTATATTCAGGTCAGTCTCAatacatgtttcatgagagtgtcatgcatattaaatagggtgccacataaacaaaattgctgacttgacagagtcattaaatgaaggagtttcatcagatgagagaggattttcatccccataaaactcatgtggctcggttatctAGTTTGTAGTCTTGGTAAGTGTaccataaaactatgcattgagactgacctcatATTCCTTATTTACGGTAGAGTAAATGATGCTGCAGATTGTAACGTGTCTGAATTAATTTTAATAAGTTGCTCACTTGTATGTGCCACCAACATCACTGTTCACTGGTGTCTCAGCaacatgtgtgtatatatacacaTCTAGTGATCACTAACAACCAAGAGATGGAAAAGCATGAGTAATGCCGTCCATGATATTGTGTGGATGAGCAGAAGGGAGTCCTCAAAGGGAATGAGAGTTTCTTTCAAAAGAAAAGGGAATGAGAGTAGGAATAGGAATAGGAGGCACCAGAGGGCACTGGGAGAACGGGAGCCGCACAACATTCCTGGGCTTTTTTTCGTGATAGGGGGTTTAGCCCGTTTTTCATGATATTGAGCCGCACAACATTCCTGGGCACTGGGAGAACGGGAGTCCTCAAAGAGAACCTAGCTACTGCAAACCAAAA contains:
- the LOC8062531 gene encoding mitochondrial import receptor subunit TOM5 homolog; this encodes MAASSSVEKLKALWDSQVNDEEQWALNYKLLKAAGLFAGSIFLMRNFGDLMAI